From Carassius auratus strain Wakin chromosome 1, ASM336829v1, whole genome shotgun sequence, the proteins below share one genomic window:
- the eri2 gene encoding ERI1 exoribonuclease 2 isoform X1, translated as MSTKSLAKELGLIRKRSHSSGAHQRPSVRKQRFSFLIIIDFESTCWREKSSRGQEIIEFPAVLLNVSNGEVESEFHSYVQPQEHPVLSGFCTELTGITQDQVDSAPPLHICLSRFTRWLHALQQERGVVFEMDSTGPAPSGHPCAFVTWSDWDLGVCLLYECKRKQLSVPEALKSWIDLRATYRLFYNRKPKGLRGALLDLGIQFTGREHSGLVDARNTALLACRMMTDGCLLTLTKSLRGALVKCRASRGSVSGERPSALCEQQTSVCRSLVSPRTLLSSTNTPDQSRPLASLSTLAGLSDTTYDPDTADACWRDGVLLTEGEEPGSYDDVVVGAEPEETDPAGASESTSDHHRPVRPASSSSSRPLPHTDPYAPLSRFLGRSGASFSVYTDPPGRVSRVTSPLCGCGRRARRLTVGNGGPNHGRVFYCCPVRRQSCGAPQKGCDFFKWESAVIQSSRQKQIRAPQTCRSRPLR; from the exons ATGTCAACCAAGAGTCTGGCGAA AGAGCTGGGTCTGATCAGGAAGCGCAGTCATTCGTCTGGAGCCCATCAGCGTCCCTCTGTCcgca aGCAGCGCTTCTCTTTCCTGATCATCATTGACTTTGAGTCCACCTGCTGGAGAGAGAAGAGCAGCCGTGGTCAGGAGATCA TTGAGTTTCCGGCCGTCCTGCTGAACGTGTCGAACGGAGAAGTGGAGTCAGAGTTCCACTCGTACGTCCAGCCGCAGGAGCATCCTGTACTGTCAGGCTTCTGCACGGAGCTCACGGGCATCACACAG GACCAGGTGGACTCCGCCCCTCCCCTCCACATCTGTCTGTCCAGATTCACTCGCTGGCTGCACGCTCTCCAGCAGGAGAGGGGCGTGGTCTTTGAGATGGACAGCACAGGCCCCGCCCCCTCTGGACACCCCTGTGCGTTTGTCACATGGTCAG ACTGGGATCTGGGAGTCTGTCTGCTGTACGAGTGCAAACGGAAGCAGCTGAGCGTTCCTGAAGCTCTGAAGAGCTGGATCGACCTGCGAGCCACATacagg CTCTTCTATAACAGGAAGCCCAAAGGTCTGAGAGGAGCTCTGCTGGACCTCGGCATCCAGTTCACAGGAAGAGAGcactcag GTCTGGTGGACGCGAGGAACACGGCTCTGCTGGCCTGCAGGATGATGACCGACGGCTGTCTGCTGACCCTGACCAAGTCTCTGAGGGGG GCGCTGGTGAAGTGCAGAGCGTCGCGTGGAAGCGTCTCTGGTGAGCGTCCCTCAGCGCTGTGTGAGCAGCAGACGAGTGTGTGTCGATCGCTCGTGTCCCCGCGCACACTCCTCTCCAGCACAAACACTCCAGACCAGTCCAGACCGCTCGCCAGCCTCAGCACACTGGCCGGCCTCTCAGACACGACCTACGACCCCGACACTGCAGACGCCTGCTGGAGGGACGGAGTCCTGCTGACCGAGGGGGAGGAGCCTGGCTCTTATGATGATGTGGTCGTGGGGGCGGAGCCTGAGGAGACTGATCCCGCAGGAGCCAGCGAATCCACGTCAGACCACCACAGACCTGTCAGACCAGCGTCCAGCTCCTCTTCCAGACCGCTCCCTCACACTGACCCGTACGCACCGCTCTCACGCTTCTTAGGACGCAGCGGCGCATCGTTCAGCGTTTACACAGACCCGCCCGGCCGGGTGTCGAGGGTCACGTCTCCTCTGTGCGGCTGCGGCCGGAGGGCCAGGCGTCTGACGGTGGGGAACGGAGGGCCGAACCACGGACGGGTGTTCTACTGCTGTCCCGTCAGACGACAGAGCTGCGGCGCGCCACAGAAGGGCTGCGACTTCTTCAAGTGGGAGTCTGCAGTAATCCAGTCCAGCAGACAGAAGCAGATCAGAGCACCCCAGACCTGCAGATCTAGACCCCTCCGGTGA
- the eri2 gene encoding ERI1 exoribonuclease 2 isoform X2, with amino-acid sequence MSTKSLAKELGLIRKRSHSSGAHQRPSVRKQRFSFLIIIDFESTCWREKSSRGQEIIEFPAVLLNVSNGEVESEFHSYVQPQEHPVLSGFCTELTGITQDQVDSAPPLHICLSRFTRWLHALQQERGVVFEMDSTGPAPSGHPCAFVTWSGLVDARNTALLACRMMTDGCLLTLTKSLRGALVKCRASRGSVSGERPSALCEQQTSVCRSLVSPRTLLSSTNTPDQSRPLASLSTLAGLSDTTYDPDTADACWRDGVLLTEGEEPGSYDDVVVGAEPEETDPAGASESTSDHHRPVRPASSSSSRPLPHTDPYAPLSRFLGRSGASFSVYTDPPGRVSRVTSPLCGCGRRARRLTVGNGGPNHGRVFYCCPVRRQSCGAPQKGCDFFKWESAVIQSSRQKQIRAPQTCRSRPLR; translated from the exons ATGTCAACCAAGAGTCTGGCGAA AGAGCTGGGTCTGATCAGGAAGCGCAGTCATTCGTCTGGAGCCCATCAGCGTCCCTCTGTCcgca aGCAGCGCTTCTCTTTCCTGATCATCATTGACTTTGAGTCCACCTGCTGGAGAGAGAAGAGCAGCCGTGGTCAGGAGATCA TTGAGTTTCCGGCCGTCCTGCTGAACGTGTCGAACGGAGAAGTGGAGTCAGAGTTCCACTCGTACGTCCAGCCGCAGGAGCATCCTGTACTGTCAGGCTTCTGCACGGAGCTCACGGGCATCACACAG GACCAGGTGGACTCCGCCCCTCCCCTCCACATCTGTCTGTCCAGATTCACTCGCTGGCTGCACGCTCTCCAGCAGGAGAGGGGCGTGGTCTTTGAGATGGACAGCACAGGCCCCGCCCCCTCTGGACACCCCTGTGCGTTTGTCACATGGTCAG GTCTGGTGGACGCGAGGAACACGGCTCTGCTGGCCTGCAGGATGATGACCGACGGCTGTCTGCTGACCCTGACCAAGTCTCTGAGGGGG GCGCTGGTGAAGTGCAGAGCGTCGCGTGGAAGCGTCTCTGGTGAGCGTCCCTCAGCGCTGTGTGAGCAGCAGACGAGTGTGTGTCGATCGCTCGTGTCCCCGCGCACACTCCTCTCCAGCACAAACACTCCAGACCAGTCCAGACCGCTCGCCAGCCTCAGCACACTGGCCGGCCTCTCAGACACGACCTACGACCCCGACACTGCAGACGCCTGCTGGAGGGACGGAGTCCTGCTGACCGAGGGGGAGGAGCCTGGCTCTTATGATGATGTGGTCGTGGGGGCGGAGCCTGAGGAGACTGATCCCGCAGGAGCCAGCGAATCCACGTCAGACCACCACAGACCTGTCAGACCAGCGTCCAGCTCCTCTTCCAGACCGCTCCCTCACACTGACCCGTACGCACCGCTCTCACGCTTCTTAGGACGCAGCGGCGCATCGTTCAGCGTTTACACAGACCCGCCCGGCCGGGTGTCGAGGGTCACGTCTCCTCTGTGCGGCTGCGGCCGGAGGGCCAGGCGTCTGACGGTGGGGAACGGAGGGCCGAACCACGGACGGGTGTTCTACTGCTGTCCCGTCAGACGACAGAGCTGCGGCGCGCCACAGAAGGGCTGCGACTTCTTCAAGTGGGAGTCTGCAGTAATCCAGTCCAGCAGACAGAAGCAGATCAGAGCACCCCAGACCTGCAGATCTAGACCCCTCCGGTGA